The following are encoded in a window of Candidatus Fluviicola riflensis genomic DNA:
- a CDS encoding Holliday junction branch migration DNA helicase RuvB, which yields MEEEESFDYRSEAANNDKDYDKVLRPKRLSDFAGQPKVVENLEIFVQAATRRGEPLDHVLLHGPPGLGKTTLANIIANELQVGFKVTSGPVLDKPGDLAGLLTNLEKGDVLFIDEIHRLSPVVEEYLYSAMEDYVIDILIDTGANARSVQIALNPFTLIGATTRSGLLTAPLRARFGINSRLEYYDTKTLSMIVERSSELLDIPIDERAAFEIAGRSRGTPRIANAILRRVRDFAQIKGDGTIDIAITQHALDALNVDKYGLDEMDNRMLKVIIEKFNGGPVGLTTIATAIGENAGTLEEVYEPFLIQEGFLMRTPRGRKATEKAYKHLGLNLGWAQGGLF from the coding sequence TTGGAAGAAGAAGAATCATTCGATTACAGAAGCGAGGCAGCCAATAACGACAAGGACTACGACAAAGTACTCCGTCCGAAGCGTTTATCCGATTTTGCCGGACAGCCGAAAGTGGTTGAAAACCTGGAGATTTTTGTTCAGGCAGCAACCAGGCGCGGTGAACCCTTGGATCATGTATTGTTGCACGGCCCTCCGGGATTGGGAAAAACAACACTTGCGAATATCATCGCCAATGAACTGCAGGTCGGATTTAAAGTAACCAGCGGTCCTGTTTTGGACAAACCGGGAGATTTGGCGGGCTTGCTGACCAATCTTGAAAAAGGCGACGTCTTGTTCATTGATGAAATTCACCGGCTCAGTCCCGTTGTGGAAGAATACCTGTATTCGGCCATGGAAGATTATGTCATCGATATTTTGATTGATACAGGAGCCAATGCCCGCAGCGTACAGATCGCGTTGAATCCGTTTACCCTCATCGGTGCCACAACACGTTCAGGGTTGCTTACAGCACCTTTGAGAGCTCGTTTTGGTATCAATTCACGATTGGAATACTACGACACCAAGACGCTTTCAATGATCGTGGAGCGTTCGTCTGAGCTATTGGATATTCCCATAGATGAACGTGCTGCTTTTGAAATCGCAGGAAGAAGCCGTGGAACTCCCCGAATTGCCAATGCCATTTTGCGGCGAGTGCGTGATTTTGCACAAATCAAAGGCGACGGAACCATCGATATTGCAATTACACAACACGCTCTGGATGCACTGAATGTGGATAAATATGGCCTGGATGAGATGGACAACCGCATGTTGAAAGTCATCATCGAAAAATTCAACGGCGGCCCTGTTGGATTGACTACCATTGCTACGGCAATTGGTGAAAATGCGGGCACGCTGGAAGAAGTGTACGAACCGTTCCTGATTCAGGAAGGATTTCTGATGCGAACTCCACGCGGCAGAAAAGCTACCGAAAAAGCCTATAAACATCTTGGCCTGAACCTCGGTTGGGCACAAGGCGGTTTGTTCTGA
- a CDS encoding cytochrome c oxidase subunit I — translation MAAHEAHAHHDAHGHHHHEEGFVSKYIFSQDHKMIGKQFLMTAVFMGVVAMLLSILFRIQLAWPGEESDFLSFFLGDKWAPKGVLSESMYLGLVTIHGTIMVFFLLTGGLSGTFSNLLIPLQLGARDMASGFLNMISYWLFLLSSVIMLCSLFIETGPASSGWTVYPPLSALPQAIEGSGQGMTMWLASMSIFIASSLLGSLNYIVTIFNLRTKGMKMTRMPLTIWAFFVTAVLGVLSFPVLLSAALLLMMDRLAGTSFYLSDIIVGSEMLENHGGSPLLYQHLFWFLGHPEVYIVLLPALGLSSEIISTNSRKPIFGYRAMIGSILAIGFLSFIVWGHHMFITGMNPFIGSVFVFTTLLIAIPSAVKVFNYITTIWRGSNIYTPAMLFSIGLVSTFITGGVTGIILADSALDIAVHDTYFVVAHFHIVMGMSAVFGMFAGVYHWFPKMYGRMLNTRLGYAHFWITIVGAYGVFFPMHFVGLAGAPRRYYDYTVYNEFNTESFDMMLDLNKIITFFAILAALGQLLFLFNFFYSIFRGPRAVQNPWQSNTLEWTTPVEHIHGNWPGAIPEVHRWPYDYSKPGFEEDFIPQTVPLMEGEEEH, via the coding sequence ATGGCAGCTCACGAAGCACACGCACATCACGACGCTCACGGTCATCATCACCATGAGGAAGGTTTTGTTTCGAAGTACATCTTTAGCCAGGACCATAAAATGATCGGAAAGCAGTTCCTTATGACTGCAGTTTTCATGGGAGTTGTGGCGATGTTATTGTCCATTTTATTCCGTATTCAGTTGGCTTGGCCCGGTGAAGAATCGGATTTCCTTAGCTTTTTCTTAGGTGATAAATGGGCTCCAAAAGGCGTATTGTCTGAAAGTATGTACCTCGGATTGGTAACAATTCACGGAACGATCATGGTATTCTTCCTCTTAACAGGTGGTTTGTCTGGTACATTCTCTAACTTACTTATTCCGTTGCAATTGGGTGCCCGCGATATGGCTTCCGGTTTCCTGAATATGATCTCTTACTGGTTGTTCCTGTTGTCTTCTGTGATCATGTTGTGCTCATTGTTCATCGAAACAGGGCCCGCATCTTCAGGATGGACGGTTTACCCACCGCTTTCGGCACTTCCGCAAGCTATTGAAGGTTCAGGACAAGGAATGACAATGTGGTTGGCTTCCATGTCAATCTTCATCGCTTCGTCGTTGCTTGGTTCATTGAACTACATTGTTACGATTTTCAACTTGCGTACAAAAGGAATGAAAATGACACGCATGCCGTTGACAATCTGGGCATTCTTCGTGACAGCCGTTTTGGGTGTATTGTCATTCCCTGTATTGTTGTCTGCAGCATTGTTGTTGATGATGGACCGTTTGGCGGGAACGTCATTCTACCTTTCCGATATCATCGTAGGATCTGAAATGCTGGAAAACCATGGTGGTTCGCCATTGCTTTACCAACACTTATTCTGGTTCCTTGGTCACCCGGAGGTATACATCGTATTGTTACCTGCACTAGGACTTTCTTCTGAAATCATTTCGACCAACTCCCGTAAACCGATCTTCGGTTACCGCGCCATGATTGGATCCATACTCGCCATCGGATTCTTATCCTTTATCGTTTGGGGTCACCACATGTTCATCACGGGTATGAATCCGTTTATTGGTAGTGTCTTCGTATTTACAACCCTATTGATCGCGATTCCTTCGGCTGTGAAAGTGTTTAACTACATCACCACGATCTGGAGAGGCTCCAACATTTACACACCGGCTATGTTGTTCTCAATCGGATTGGTTTCAACGTTTATCACTGGTGGTGTAACGGGAATCATTCTTGCCGATTCAGCTTTGGATATCGCCGTTCATGATACCTACTTCGTTGTGGCTCACTTCCACATTGTAATGGGTATGTCGGCTGTGTTCGGAATGTTTGCCGGGGTTTACCATTGGTTCCCGAAAATGTACGGACGTATGTTGAATACCCGTTTAGGTTATGCTCACTTCTGGATTACCATCGTTGGTGCCTACGGGGTTTTCTTCCCGATGCACTTCGTAGGTTTGGCCGGCGCTCCACGTCGTTACTACGATTACACAGTATACAACGAGTTCAACACCGAGTCGTTTGATATGATGTTGGATTTGAACAAGATCATTACCTTCTTTGCTATTTTGGCGGCACTCGGACAATTGTTGTTCCTGTTCAACTTCTTCTACAGTATTTTCCGCGGACCAAGAGCAGTTCAGAATCCTTGGCAATCAAATACGCTTGAGTGGACAACTCCGGTAGAACACATTCACGGAAACTGGCCTGGTGCTATTCCTGAAGTTCACCGTTGGCCGTATGATTACTCCAAGCCTGGATTTGAAGAGGACTTTATTCCGCAGACAGTTCCGTTGATGGAAGGCGAAGAAGAGCATTAG
- a CDS encoding hydrogenase, whose amino-acid sequence MSHKEAAIREPLILGHKTYHEITEDVCKPIEDKAPRMWYILFAIALIIGLYGVGCIFYLLGTGIGVWGLNKTVGWAWDITNFVWWVGIGHAGTLISAVLLLFRQKWRMAINRSAEAMTIFAVFMAGLFPLIHMGRLWVGYWTLPLPNHFGSLWVNFNSPLLWDVFAISTYLSVSLVFWYIGLIPDFATIRDRMKKPIPKRMYTILSFGWSGRAKHWNRFELVSLVLAGVATPLVFSVHSIVSFDFATSVIPGWHTTIFPPYFVAGAVFSGFAMVQTLLLVMRKAMKLEAYIHTKHVEYMNIVIMVTGSIVGVAYLTELFVSWYSGVEYEAYAFINRATGPYWWAYWSMMTCNVISPQLMWFRPLRRSLLFTFVISIVVNIGMWFERYVIIVTSIHRDYLPSSWSMHFPSHIDLGVYIGTIGLFFVFFLLFARFFPVLALNELKTILKSSGESYKNDTAPIHPYFAKNGHAGHDHHEDNNHNH is encoded by the coding sequence ATGTCGCATAAGGAAGCTGCAATTCGTGAACCGCTCATATTAGGGCATAAGACATACCACGAAATTACCGAGGATGTTTGTAAGCCAATTGAGGACAAAGCACCACGCATGTGGTACATTTTGTTCGCCATTGCCTTGATTATCGGTTTGTACGGAGTAGGATGTATATTCTACCTTCTCGGAACCGGTATCGGTGTTTGGGGATTGAACAAAACCGTTGGTTGGGCATGGGATATCACCAACTTCGTTTGGTGGGTTGGTATCGGTCACGCCGGTACGCTGATCTCAGCCGTGTTGTTGTTGTTCCGTCAGAAATGGCGTATGGCGATTAACCGTTCTGCTGAGGCGATGACGATCTTCGCCGTATTCATGGCCGGTTTGTTTCCATTGATCCACATGGGGCGTTTGTGGGTCGGTTACTGGACATTACCACTTCCGAATCACTTCGGGTCGTTGTGGGTGAACTTTAACTCACCGCTCCTTTGGGACGTATTCGCGATCTCTACTTACCTTTCGGTATCATTGGTTTTCTGGTACATCGGTTTGATTCCCGATTTCGCTACCATCCGTGACCGTATGAAAAAACCGATTCCGAAAAGAATGTACACCATTCTCTCGTTCGGTTGGTCGGGCCGTGCAAAACACTGGAATCGTTTCGAATTGGTTTCATTGGTGTTGGCCGGCGTTGCTACACCACTTGTATTCTCGGTTCACTCCATTGTATCCTTTGACTTTGCCACGTCGGTTATCCCGGGCTGGCATACCACTATCTTCCCTCCGTATTTCGTGGCGGGAGCGGTGTTCTCCGGATTTGCAATGGTACAAACCCTTTTGCTAGTCATGCGAAAGGCCATGAAACTGGAAGCATACATTCATACCAAGCACGTTGAATACATGAACATCGTAATCATGGTAACAGGTTCCATCGTTGGGGTTGCTTATCTTACGGAGCTGTTTGTTTCATGGTATTCGGGTGTGGAATATGAAGCGTATGCCTTCATCAACCGCGCAACCGGTCCTTACTGGTGGGCTTACTGGTCAATGATGACCTGTAACGTAATCTCTCCTCAGTTGATGTGGTTCCGTCCGTTGCGCAGAAGCTTGTTGTTTACATTCGTTATTTCAATCGTGGTAAACATCGGTATGTGGTTCGAACGTTATGTGATCATCGTAACATCGATTCACCGCGATTACCTTCCGTCTTCCTGGAGTATGCACTTCCCGAGTCACATCGACTTAGGTGTTTACATCGGAACAATCGGATTGTTCTTTGTATTCTTCTTATTGTTTGCGCGTTTCTTCCCTGTATTGGCATTGAACGAGCTGAAAACAATTCTGAAATCTTCAGGTGAATCGTACAAAAACGATACGGCTCCAATTCACCCGTACTTTGCTAAAAACGGTCATGCAGGTCATGATCACCACGAGGATAATAATCACAATCATTAA
- a CDS encoding phosphoribosylglycinamide formyltransferase 2 — protein sequence MQKKILLLGSGELGKEVVIALQRLGQTVIAVDSYENAPAMQVADSFEVINMLNGDELDRIVAKHQPELIVPEIEAIRTERFYDYETQGIQVVPSAKAANFTMNRKAIRDLAAIEVGVKTAKYKYATTLEGFREAVAEIGIPCVVKPLMSSSGKGQSVIKAEAEIDKAWIYAIEGSRGDLKEVIVEEFIKFDYEITLLTVTQQNGPTLFCPPIGHRQERGDYQESWQPMPMTDAHLKEAQEMAGKVTQALGGAGIWGVEFFITQDGAYFSELSPRPHDTGMVTLAGTQNLSEFELHARAILGLPIPTIELFRNGASAVILADRESDKAPQFDGLTTVLSQPQTDLRLFGKPTTRPYRRMGVVLTYGTDSAAELTEKAKALASEITIVY from the coding sequence ATGCAGAAAAAAATCCTCCTATTAGGCTCCGGCGAATTGGGTAAAGAAGTGGTAATCGCTTTACAACGTTTAGGTCAAACCGTTATCGCGGTAGATAGTTATGAAAACGCTCCCGCTATGCAGGTGGCCGATTCATTTGAAGTGATCAACATGCTCAACGGCGATGAACTTGATCGGATTGTTGCCAAACACCAGCCCGAGTTGATCGTTCCCGAAATTGAAGCCATTCGGACCGAACGTTTTTATGACTACGAAACACAGGGAATCCAAGTTGTTCCAAGCGCCAAAGCAGCCAATTTCACGATGAACCGCAAGGCAATCCGCGATTTGGCAGCGATTGAAGTCGGAGTGAAAACAGCAAAGTATAAGTACGCAACAACCTTGGAAGGTTTTCGTGAAGCGGTGGCTGAAATCGGAATCCCATGCGTGGTAAAACCGCTCATGTCGAGTTCCGGAAAAGGCCAGTCGGTGATCAAAGCCGAAGCTGAAATTGACAAAGCCTGGATTTACGCCATTGAAGGTTCACGTGGAGATTTGAAAGAAGTGATTGTGGAAGAATTCATTAAGTTCGATTACGAGATCACGTTGCTTACCGTGACGCAGCAAAACGGTCCCACACTTTTCTGTCCGCCAATCGGTCACAGGCAGGAACGTGGTGATTACCAGGAAAGCTGGCAGCCAATGCCTATGACAGACGCTCACTTGAAAGAAGCACAGGAAATGGCCGGAAAAGTAACACAAGCGCTTGGCGGTGCCGGAATCTGGGGCGTGGAATTCTTCATAACGCAAGATGGAGCCTACTTTTCGGAATTGTCGCCACGGCCACACGATACAGGTATGGTAACCCTTGCCGGAACACAAAATCTATCCGAATTTGAATTACATGCCCGCGCGATTCTTGGTTTACCTATTCCAACAATAGAGCTTTTCCGCAATGGCGCCAGCGCAGTTATCCTGGCTGATCGTGAATCGGATAAAGCGCCGCAGTTTGACGGATTGACAACCGTTTTGAGCCAACCGCAAACCGATCTTCGTCTGTTTGGAAAACCAACCACCCGGCCTTATCGAAGAATGGGCGTTGTACTCACTTACGGAACCGATTCCGCAGCTGAATTGACCGAAAAAGCAAAAGCTTTGGCCAGCGAAATAACGATTGTCTACTAG
- a CDS encoding DUF4956 domain-containing protein has protein sequence MLLKSDNTLLGISYFNNDFYSLLFRMILNLVVLTLMIRFLYYQKAKRKDYLFTYYLIGMITFFLCFGLKKLDIDTGMGLGLFAIFSILRYRTEGIEIKEMTYLFLVIGISVVNALSSNKISLAEMALINGVLLLITFGLENLWLLRHETRKVITYERIDLIKPERYAEMMADVQERTGLKINRIVVGKIDFLRDSAQLLIFFDGDVQQFGSQPDEMPFQNDN, from the coding sequence ATTCTCTTGAAATCAGACAACACCTTACTGGGTATCAGCTATTTCAACAATGACTTTTACAGTTTGTTGTTCCGAATGATCCTGAACCTGGTGGTGCTGACCCTGATGATCCGTTTCCTATATTACCAAAAAGCCAAGCGAAAAGACTACCTGTTTACGTATTACCTGATCGGAATGATTACCTTTTTCCTTTGTTTCGGTTTGAAGAAACTGGACATTGATACGGGAATGGGTCTGGGTCTTTTTGCCATTTTTAGTATTCTCCGCTACAGAACGGAAGGCATTGAGATCAAAGAAATGACTTATTTGTTTTTGGTGATTGGTATTTCGGTGGTGAATGCACTTTCATCCAATAAGATCAGTTTGGCCGAAATGGCCCTGATCAATGGTGTATTGCTACTGATTACGTTTGGTTTGGAAAACCTTTGGTTGTTGCGTCATGAAACCCGCAAGGTGATTACGTATGAACGTATTGATTTGATTAAACCGGAACGTTATGCGGAAATGATGGCCGATGTTCAAGAGCGCACCGGACTAAAAATCAATCGTATTGTGGTCGGTAAGATCGATTTTCTCCGTGATTCGGCGCAGTTGCTGATCTTTTTTGACGGCGATGTGCAGCAATTTGGATCGCAACCGGATGAAATGCCGTTTCAGAATGATAATTGA